In Streptomyces capitiformicae, one genomic interval encodes:
- a CDS encoding sensor histidine kinase codes for MNRTDDRPAPVLLICAAQALVWPGAALVRGTVPSASALLVAVLVAGVVTAALTLRRTRPVLTLVVVVAACALGAGPLPVGAMAVLGTAGVALALFSVATERDTFTAVLCVVTLAAWQLLQDITLHGLSDRDGLDLVLTALLYATTCGAGLLVRRRTRARQAAEQLLQRAETERHRLPAAERRRMERELHDVSAHHLTAVVVTAGAALGLRDRRPELTDEALRFATETGREVTRALTAVRAPAPSREDLPSPEERLLDLVAGFRRLDQRVDCEIDPLPDGTVADAAYGIVREALTNVARHAPGAHTTVLCRYGDARTDVVVTSAAPPAGAAAYGAGLGGGRGQGFLRSRAREAGGTLHTGPTADGGWEVRAVLPGRTAAPVARSVPAAYRLAQVTAAVGLCLQPLLPVLVIRAEETSSGSHVSAGVLFALLAAAQAVALLWLRRAPLTAYGVLLGLAALWPVAMATGSYTGPAALPPVIGMAATCAALAGEAHGSRKRVPLVAVAAVVVHAAAATVAVLDRGTTVPGWAVAAGATAGAASAVGVALWVGVRRGRRDRAARGERKERLTAWTEEAVRDAWAERRRIAAGLETTVLARAADMVAEAEAGRLDATADRAREALAAMRALLDAVRAGESGPGLRPQPTLQALDLLAHQCRATGRDVEIRLTDRVPEHLPTEVDLAAYHAAETVLAAGGEDPAVLELDADDDKLTLTATGVPRAAEPEVRQRLTARVEALGGTLTTGPQGTLHLRLPLAPAGGQQAEEERDR; via the coding sequence ATGAATCGAACCGATGACCGACCGGCCCCGGTCCTGCTGATCTGCGCCGCCCAGGCCCTGGTGTGGCCCGGCGCGGCGCTCGTGCGCGGGACGGTCCCGTCCGCGTCCGCTCTTCTCGTCGCGGTCCTGGTCGCCGGAGTGGTGACGGCCGCGCTCACGCTGCGCCGTACCCGCCCGGTGCTCACCCTCGTCGTGGTCGTCGCGGCGTGCGCGCTGGGCGCCGGCCCGCTGCCCGTCGGGGCGATGGCGGTGCTCGGGACGGCGGGCGTCGCGCTGGCCCTGTTCAGCGTCGCCACCGAACGCGACACCTTCACCGCCGTGCTGTGCGTGGTGACCCTCGCCGCCTGGCAGCTCCTGCAGGACATCACCCTGCACGGGCTCAGCGACCGCGACGGACTCGACCTCGTCCTGACCGCTCTGCTGTACGCCACCACATGCGGCGCCGGCCTCCTCGTACGACGCAGGACGCGCGCACGGCAGGCGGCCGAACAGCTGCTGCAGCGGGCAGAGACCGAGCGCCACCGGCTCCCGGCGGCCGAACGGCGCCGTATGGAACGGGAGTTGCACGACGTCAGCGCCCACCATCTGACGGCCGTGGTGGTCACGGCGGGCGCGGCGCTCGGCCTGCGCGACCGTCGTCCCGAACTGACCGACGAGGCACTGCGGTTCGCGACGGAGACCGGCCGGGAGGTCACACGGGCGCTCACTGCCGTACGGGCGCCGGCGCCCTCGCGCGAGGATCTGCCGTCGCCGGAGGAACGGCTGCTGGACCTGGTCGCCGGGTTCCGCCGCCTGGACCAGCGGGTGGACTGCGAGATCGACCCGCTCCCGGACGGCACGGTCGCGGACGCGGCGTACGGCATCGTCCGCGAGGCGCTGACCAACGTGGCACGGCACGCGCCCGGCGCGCATACGACGGTGCTGTGCCGGTACGGCGACGCCCGCACGGACGTCGTGGTGACCAGCGCGGCGCCGCCCGCCGGTGCGGCGGCGTACGGCGCGGGACTGGGCGGCGGACGCGGCCAGGGCTTCCTGCGGTCCCGGGCGCGGGAGGCGGGCGGCACACTGCACACCGGCCCGACGGCGGACGGCGGTTGGGAGGTACGGGCGGTCCTGCCCGGCCGGACCGCCGCCCCCGTGGCGCGGTCGGTTCCCGCGGCCTACCGTCTGGCGCAGGTGACGGCCGCCGTCGGCCTGTGCCTGCAGCCGCTGCTCCCAGTGCTGGTCATCCGCGCCGAGGAGACGTCGAGCGGTTCGCATGTGTCGGCGGGTGTCCTCTTCGCGCTGCTGGCGGCGGCCCAGGCGGTGGCGTTGCTGTGGCTGCGCCGGGCGCCCCTCACGGCGTACGGCGTCCTGCTCGGCCTGGCCGCGCTGTGGCCGGTGGCGATGGCGACGGGCTCGTACACGGGTCCGGCGGCGCTACCGCCGGTGATCGGCATGGCGGCCACCTGCGCGGCCCTCGCGGGGGAGGCCCACGGGAGTCGGAAGCGCGTTCCCCTCGTGGCGGTCGCCGCCGTGGTGGTGCACGCGGCGGCCGCGACCGTCGCCGTCCTGGACCGGGGTACGACGGTCCCCGGCTGGGCGGTCGCCGCGGGGGCGACGGCCGGCGCGGCGTCGGCGGTCGGCGTCGCCCTGTGGGTCGGGGTCCGGCGCGGGCGGCGGGACCGGGCCGCGCGGGGTGAGCGGAAGGAACGCCTCACCGCCTGGACGGAGGAGGCCGTGCGGGACGCGTGGGCCGAACGTCGCCGGATCGCCGCCGGGCTGGAGACCACCGTGCTGGCGCGCGCCGCCGACATGGTCGCGGAGGCGGAGGCGGGCCGCCTCGACGCGACCGCCGACCGGGCGCGCGAGGCGCTGGCCGCGATGCGTGCGCTGCTCGATGCGGTCCGCGCGGGCGAGTCGGGCCCCGGGCTGCGCCCGCAGCCCACCCTCCAGGCGCTCGACCTGCTCGCCCATCAGTGCCGGGCCACCGGCCGCGACGTCGAGATACGGCTGACCGACCGCGTACCGGAACACCTGCCCACCGAGGTGGACCTGGCCGCGTACCACGCCGCCGAGACGGTGCTCGCGGCCGGCGGCGAGGACCCCGCCGTGCTCGAACTCGACGCGGACGACGATAAGTTGACGCTCACGGCCACCGGGGTGCCCCGCGCGGCCGAGCCCGAGGTACGGCAGCGGCTGACGGCACGGGTCGAGGCGCTCGGCGGCACCCTGACCACCGGCCCACAGGGCACACTTCACCTCCGGCTGCCGCTCGCTCCGGCAGGGGGTCAACAGGCAGAGGAGGAGAGGGACCGATGA
- a CDS encoding SCO4225 family membrane protein: MPTRSVSLPHRLRHALAHPLALAYLALCAALLVWALITTAASDESMAGVIPVLATAPASLVLLFLPDHVTMSMAAVAFGALANATLIGLCARALRRGRD, translated from the coding sequence ATGCCCACCCGCTCCGTCTCCCTCCCCCACCGCCTGCGCCACGCCCTGGCCCATCCCCTGGCCCTCGCCTACCTCGCCCTCTGCGCGGCCCTCCTGGTCTGGGCCCTGATCACCACCGCCGCCTCGGACGAATCCATGGCAGGCGTCATCCCCGTCCTGGCCACCGCACCGGCCAGCCTCGTCCTCCTCTTCCTCCCGGACCACGTCACGATGTCCATGGCCGCCGTCGCCTTCGGCGCGCTGGCCAACGCCACCCTGATCGGCCTCTGCGCCCGAGCGCTGCGCCGGGGCCGCGACTGA
- a CDS encoding DUF5707 domain-containing protein yields the protein MSKRIVVSSLVGVLAVGGITAGGLAVASATTKSPTKTETTLENTSVRYVAPSGSRAGSLTFTAEVSDDSGVKGLKVLVWPASSKLDPTEAELRHVDSATCESTTDETSRCTYSLKVTKDDVADMDKGTWYVSALATAKDGGTAFAPRVATFDVAG from the coding sequence ATGTCCAAGCGCATTGTCGTCTCGTCGCTCGTCGGTGTTCTCGCCGTCGGTGGAATCACCGCCGGTGGTCTCGCGGTCGCCTCGGCCACCACGAAGTCACCGACGAAGACGGAGACGACCCTGGAGAACACCTCGGTCCGCTACGTCGCCCCGTCCGGCAGCCGCGCGGGCTCGCTCACCTTCACCGCGGAGGTGAGCGACGACTCCGGCGTCAAGGGGCTCAAGGTCCTGGTCTGGCCCGCGAGTTCGAAGCTCGATCCGACCGAGGCGGAACTCCGGCACGTCGACAGCGCCACGTGCGAGAGCACCACGGACGAGACGTCCCGTTGCACCTACTCGTTGAAGGTCACGAAGGACGACGTGGCCGACATGGACAAGGGCACGTGGTACGTCTCGGCGCTGGCCACGGCCAAGGACGGCGGCACGGCGTTCGCGCCCCGCGTAGCCACTTTCGACGTCGCCGGCTGA
- a CDS encoding sarcosine oxidase subunit beta family protein has product MTAEPLPEHPDFLWRNPEPRSSYDVVIVGAGGHGLATAYYLAKNHGITNVAVLEKGWLAGGNMARNTTIIRSNYLWDESAAIYEHALKLWEGLPEELDYDFLFSQRGVLNLAHTLQDVREGMRRVNANRLNGVDAQWLEPDEIAKLCPILNVSSRTRYPVLGGTFQPRAGIAKHDHVAWALARRADEMGVDLIQGCEVTGFVKDGDRVVGVETNRGRINAGRVGLAAAGHSSVLAERAGVRLPVQSHPLQALVSELHEPVHPTVVMSNHVHVYVSQAHKGELVMGAGVDSYNGYGQRGSFHVIEKQMAAAVELFPVFARAHVLRTWGGIVDVTPDASPIIGTTPIEGLYVNCGWGTGGFKATPAAGWTFAHTIATGEPHPLNAPFALDRFTTGALIDEHGAAAVAH; this is encoded by the coding sequence ATGACCGCCGAGCCGCTGCCGGAGCACCCGGACTTCCTCTGGCGCAACCCCGAGCCGCGCTCCTCGTACGACGTCGTCATCGTCGGCGCGGGCGGCCACGGCCTGGCCACCGCCTACTACCTCGCCAAGAACCACGGCATCACCAACGTCGCCGTCCTGGAGAAGGGCTGGCTCGCGGGCGGCAACATGGCCCGCAACACCACGATCATCCGCTCCAACTACCTGTGGGACGAGAGCGCGGCGATCTACGAGCACGCGCTCAAGCTGTGGGAGGGCCTTCCGGAGGAGCTGGACTACGACTTCCTGTTCAGCCAGCGCGGTGTCCTCAACCTCGCGCACACCCTCCAGGACGTCCGCGAGGGCATGCGCCGCGTCAACGCCAACCGTCTCAACGGGGTCGACGCCCAGTGGCTCGAACCGGACGAGATCGCCAAGCTCTGCCCCATCCTCAACGTCTCGTCCCGCACCCGGTACCCGGTCCTCGGCGGCACCTTCCAGCCGCGGGCCGGCATCGCCAAGCACGACCACGTCGCCTGGGCGCTGGCCCGCCGGGCGGACGAGATGGGCGTGGACCTGATCCAGGGCTGCGAGGTCACCGGCTTCGTCAAGGACGGCGACCGCGTCGTGGGCGTCGAGACCAACCGCGGCCGCATCAACGCCGGCCGGGTCGGCCTCGCGGCGGCCGGGCACAGCAGTGTGCTGGCCGAGCGGGCGGGCGTACGGCTGCCCGTACAGTCGCATCCGCTCCAGGCGCTGGTCTCCGAACTGCACGAGCCGGTGCACCCGACGGTCGTCATGTCGAACCACGTGCACGTCTACGTCTCCCAGGCCCACAAGGGCGAGCTGGTGATGGGCGCGGGCGTCGACTCGTACAACGGCTACGGCCAGCGCGGCTCCTTCCACGTCATCGAGAAGCAGATGGCCGCCGCCGTCGAGCTGTTCCCCGTCTTCGCCCGCGCTCACGTGCTGCGGACCTGGGGCGGCATCGTCGACGTCACCCCGGACGCCTCCCCGATCATCGGCACCACCCCGATAGAGGGTTTGTACGTCAACTGCGGCTGGGGCACCGGCGGTTTCAAGGCCACCCCGGCCGCCGGCTGGACCTTCGCGCACACCATCGCCACGGGCGAGCCGCATCCCCTGAACGCCCCCTTCGCGCTCGACCGTTTCACGACGGGCGCGTTGATCGACGAACACGGCGCAGCAGCCGTGGCCCACTGA
- a CDS encoding CHAT domain-containing protein: protein MSEPATLNVRVTGQDTMTVRYEYELRVGSTAGDSPPLEMEYTVEVDPGLVRDYRNRIDDALTEAAAVDGAAPTSTSGPAKELAKWGKLLYGHMFPRLQGNVAELVTRLHASTGPVLVRTNEQEVPWELLHDGTDFLGLKHDLGRKLVGKRPVVGGRSISRVRRALIVGDTVGDLPSAREEVAKVAAWLRDRGIECKVLLGRDATRLDVITELASEETPYDLFHFCGHVATGAGTSGLMMHNRQLLHGVALQNLSSRGAPPVTFINGCASAGEGQVANMCMSFMTLGAKTVVGTRTDVADEGAWLFAAEFYGRLLAGEPAGGAVRAARAALRERPDAAWASFILYGDPSAGISKDAATGIHEPPEPPEDDDLTMVLAPDAQKLMRRVRAAAADRGGVASVDLLQGLLGEADIRQRIEDSIGASAMAALDQMIHFVVDRSAGPDDDDSDAGLDTDDGSVLSDTVIRVFADAATRAAEDGRSAITTADITVAFVAVGGGVSSRLLLEMCGVPLDRLLPDSEREDNVPDPVHDTAELNGDGLLPMGDLSRNAVGVMRFANVLAQKHGEVIGTYTLLLAFGAMGSEVLRRGMHEQGSAGERAFRKLSEMLTPHRRDLSPRVHDVLDQARRHNAAARVPSARVGEAAILLALLEDERSSARELIQNLGLDPDQLIRSLKTSR from the coding sequence ATGAGCGAGCCGGCCACGCTGAACGTCCGGGTCACCGGGCAGGACACGATGACCGTCCGCTACGAGTACGAACTGCGGGTCGGCAGCACCGCCGGCGACAGCCCTCCGCTCGAGATGGAGTACACGGTCGAGGTCGACCCGGGGTTGGTACGGGACTATCGCAACCGGATCGACGACGCCCTGACGGAAGCGGCCGCCGTCGACGGGGCCGCACCGACCTCGACGTCCGGCCCGGCCAAGGAGCTGGCCAAGTGGGGCAAGCTGCTCTACGGGCATATGTTCCCCCGCCTCCAGGGCAACGTGGCCGAGCTGGTGACCCGGCTGCACGCGTCGACCGGACCCGTCCTGGTGCGCACGAACGAGCAGGAGGTCCCCTGGGAACTGCTGCACGACGGCACGGACTTCCTCGGTCTCAAGCACGACCTCGGGCGCAAGCTGGTGGGCAAGCGGCCCGTTGTCGGCGGGCGCAGCATCAGCCGGGTGCGGCGCGCGCTCATCGTGGGCGACACCGTCGGTGACCTTCCCTCCGCCCGCGAGGAGGTCGCGAAGGTCGCGGCATGGCTGCGTGACCGGGGTATCGAGTGCAAGGTACTGCTGGGCAGGGACGCCACCCGGCTCGACGTCATCACCGAACTGGCCTCGGAGGAGACGCCCTACGACCTCTTCCACTTCTGCGGTCATGTGGCGACCGGGGCCGGTACGAGCGGGCTGATGATGCACAACCGCCAACTCCTCCACGGGGTCGCGCTGCAGAACCTCTCGTCGCGCGGCGCGCCACCGGTGACCTTCATCAACGGCTGCGCCTCCGCAGGGGAGGGGCAGGTCGCCAACATGTGCATGTCGTTCATGACGCTGGGCGCGAAGACCGTCGTCGGTACCCGCACCGACGTCGCCGACGAGGGGGCCTGGCTGTTCGCCGCCGAGTTCTACGGGCGGCTGCTCGCGGGCGAGCCGGCCGGCGGCGCGGTCCGGGCGGCCCGCGCCGCGCTCCGCGAACGGCCGGACGCCGCCTGGGCGTCCTTCATCCTGTACGGCGACCCGTCCGCGGGCATCAGCAAGGACGCGGCGACGGGGATCCACGAGCCGCCGGAGCCGCCCGAGGACGACGATCTCACGATGGTTCTCGCCCCCGACGCGCAGAAGCTGATGCGGCGGGTACGGGCGGCTGCCGCAGACCGGGGCGGGGTCGCCTCCGTCGATCTGCTGCAAGGGCTGCTCGGCGAGGCCGACATCCGGCAGCGGATCGAGGACAGCATCGGGGCGAGCGCCATGGCGGCCCTCGACCAGATGATCCATTTCGTCGTCGACCGCAGCGCCGGCCCGGACGACGACGATTCCGACGCCGGCCTCGATACGGACGATGGCAGCGTGCTGTCCGACACTGTCATCCGTGTCTTCGCGGACGCGGCCACCCGTGCCGCCGAGGACGGCCGGTCCGCCATCACCACAGCCGACATCACGGTCGCCTTCGTCGCCGTGGGCGGTGGTGTCTCCTCCCGGCTGCTGCTGGAGATGTGCGGGGTCCCACTGGACCGACTGCTGCCGGACAGCGAACGGGAGGACAACGTTCCGGACCCGGTCCACGACACTGCCGAGCTGAACGGCGACGGACTGCTGCCGATGGGCGACCTGAGCCGCAACGCCGTGGGCGTGATGCGGTTCGCGAATGTGCTGGCTCAGAAGCACGGAGAGGTCATCGGCACCTACACGCTGCTGCTCGCCTTCGGCGCGATGGGCAGCGAGGTCCTGCGCCGGGGTATGCACGAGCAGGGGAGCGCCGGGGAGCGTGCCTTCCGGAAGCTCTCCGAGATGCTCACGCCCCACCGCCGCGACCTCTCTCCCCGCGTCCACGACGTTCTGGACCAGGCTCGCCGGCACAACGCCGCCGCGCGCGTCCCGTCCGCCCGCGTCGGCGAGGCCGCGATCCTGCTCGCCCTGCTGGAGGACGAGCGCTCATCGGCCCGCGAACTGATCCAGAACCTCGGCCTCGACCCCGACCAACTCATCCGCTCCCTGAAAACCTCCCGCTGA
- a CDS encoding sarcosine oxidase subunit delta, which yields MLLISCPWCGPRDETEYHYGGQAHVPHPENPADLSDEQWAEYVFYRDNPKGPFAERWMHSTGCRRWFNVLRDTVSYAVLASYRLDEPRPELPQAGGNR from the coding sequence ATGCTGCTGATCAGCTGCCCATGGTGCGGCCCTCGCGACGAGACCGAGTACCACTACGGCGGACAGGCCCACGTCCCCCACCCCGAGAACCCCGCCGACCTCAGCGACGAGCAGTGGGCCGAGTACGTCTTCTACCGCGACAACCCCAAGGGTCCCTTCGCGGAGCGGTGGATGCACAGCACCGGCTGCCGCCGCTGGTTCAACGTCCTGCGCGACACCGTCAGTTACGCGGTGCTCGCCTCCTACCGGCTCGACGAGCCCCGCCCCGAACTGCCCCAGGCCGGAGGGAACCGATGA
- a CDS encoding effector-associated constant component EACC1: MVERKPGGGFACELVLNGDVRADAPAALGRRLAEDGVARVEPVYAARPEPGRRSGGVVEVATLVVTSAGTLVAIIETIRGWLTGARDTGPSGGTDGGTGAADGSAGVTSITVIMGDDKVEIVQPSTAAEERLVEAFIRRHSPS, translated from the coding sequence GTGGTGGAGCGGAAGCCCGGCGGAGGGTTCGCGTGCGAACTGGTCCTCAACGGGGATGTACGAGCGGATGCGCCGGCCGCCTTGGGACGGAGGCTGGCCGAGGACGGGGTCGCGCGGGTCGAACCGGTCTACGCGGCACGGCCCGAGCCCGGACGGCGCTCGGGCGGTGTCGTCGAGGTGGCCACCCTTGTGGTGACCTCGGCCGGAACCCTGGTCGCGATCATCGAGACGATCCGGGGCTGGCTGACGGGCGCGCGTGACACCGGGCCGAGCGGTGGGACGGACGGCGGGACGGGCGCGGCGGACGGGTCCGCGGGCGTCACCTCGATCACGGTCATCATGGGCGACGACAAGGTGGAGATCGTCCAGCCCTCCACCGCCGCCGAGGAGCGACTCGTCGAGGCGTTCATCCGGCGGCACAGCCCGTCATGA
- the glyA gene encoding serine hydroxymethyltransferase, with the protein MATNPPLTTLSRPLSELDPDVAAAVDAELHRQQSTLEMIASENFAPAAVMEAQGSVLTNKYAEGYPGRRYYGGCEHVDVVEQLAIARVKELFGAEAANVQPHSGAQANAAAMFALLKPGDTILGLDLAHGGHLTHGMRINFSGKLYNVVPYHVRESDMRVDMDEVEQLALAHRPKMIVAGWSAYPRRLDFAAFRRIADAVGAYLLVDMAHFAGLVAAGLHPSPVPYADVVTTTTHKTLGGPRGGVILSRADLAKKINSAVFPGQQGGPLEHVIAAKAVAFKVAAGEEFKERQRRTLDGARILAGRLLADDVAEAGITVLTGGTEVHLVLVDLRDSELDGQQAEDRLHRVGITVNRNAVPFDPRPPMVSSGLRIGTPALATRGFGEAEFREVADVIAEALKGERPDDELRARVEKLAAAFPLYPHLNGGAA; encoded by the coding sequence ATGGCAACGAACCCGCCGCTCACCACACTCTCCCGCCCGCTCAGCGAACTCGACCCGGACGTCGCCGCCGCTGTCGACGCCGAGCTGCACCGCCAGCAGTCCACCCTCGAGATGATCGCCTCGGAGAACTTCGCCCCGGCCGCCGTCATGGAGGCCCAGGGCTCGGTCCTGACCAACAAGTACGCCGAGGGCTACCCGGGCCGCCGCTACTACGGCGGCTGCGAACACGTCGACGTCGTCGAGCAGCTGGCCATCGCCCGGGTCAAGGAACTCTTCGGCGCCGAGGCCGCGAACGTACAGCCGCACTCCGGCGCCCAGGCCAACGCGGCCGCGATGTTCGCGCTGCTGAAGCCCGGCGACACGATCCTCGGCCTCGACCTGGCGCACGGCGGTCATCTGACCCACGGTATGCGCATCAACTTCTCCGGCAAGCTGTACAACGTCGTGCCGTACCACGTACGCGAGTCCGACATGCGCGTCGACATGGACGAGGTCGAGCAACTCGCCCTCGCACACCGGCCGAAGATGATCGTCGCCGGCTGGTCGGCCTACCCCCGCCGCCTGGACTTCGCGGCGTTCCGGCGGATCGCCGACGCGGTGGGCGCGTATCTGCTGGTGGACATGGCGCACTTCGCCGGTCTGGTGGCCGCGGGCCTGCACCCGAGTCCGGTGCCGTACGCCGATGTCGTCACGACCACCACGCACAAGACCCTCGGCGGCCCGCGCGGCGGGGTGATCCTCAGCCGCGCCGACCTCGCCAAGAAGATCAACTCGGCGGTCTTCCCCGGCCAGCAGGGCGGCCCGCTGGAACACGTCATCGCGGCGAAGGCGGTGGCCTTCAAGGTGGCGGCGGGCGAGGAGTTCAAGGAGCGCCAGCGGCGCACCCTGGACGGCGCCCGCATCCTCGCCGGCCGGCTACTGGCCGACGATGTCGCCGAGGCCGGAATCACCGTCCTGACCGGCGGCACCGAAGTCCACCTGGTCCTCGTCGACCTGCGCGACTCCGAGCTCGACGGGCAGCAGGCCGAGGACCGGCTGCACCGCGTCGGCATCACCGTCAACCGCAACGCGGTGCCGTTCGACCCCCGCCCGCCGATGGTGTCGTCGGGGCTGCGGATCGGCACCCCGGCCCTGGCCACGCGCGGCTTCGGCGAGGCGGAGTTCCGGGAGGTCGCCGACGTCATCGCCGAGGCCCTGAAGGGCGAACGGCCCGACGACGAACTGCGCGCCCGGGTCGAGAAGCTCGCCGCCGCCTTCCCCCTCTACCCCCACCTGAACGGAGGCGCGGCATGA
- a CDS encoding response regulator produces MSLKVLVVDDQGVVRAGFAAMIDAEEDMTVVGEAADGAAAVRLAAELAPDVVVMDVRMPELDGIAATRIITARDDAPRILVLTTFDLDAYVFDALRAGASGFLLKDVLPAELLQGIRVVATGESVLAPSATRRLISHYASGPGTAPRSADTPRELDSLTSSQLNVLALVASGLNNAEIAETLGITVGTVKSHVNALLRKLGLRDRVQATILAYDLGLAHPNPPGSPV; encoded by the coding sequence ATGAGCCTCAAGGTGCTGGTGGTCGACGACCAGGGAGTCGTACGGGCGGGCTTCGCCGCGATGATCGACGCGGAGGAGGACATGACGGTGGTGGGCGAGGCGGCCGACGGCGCGGCGGCGGTGCGCCTGGCCGCGGAACTGGCCCCGGACGTGGTCGTCATGGACGTCCGTATGCCCGAACTGGACGGCATAGCCGCCACCCGCATCATCACCGCCCGGGACGACGCCCCCCGGATCCTGGTCCTGACCACCTTCGACCTCGACGCGTATGTCTTCGACGCCCTGCGCGCAGGGGCCTCGGGCTTCCTCCTGAAGGACGTACTGCCCGCCGAACTCCTCCAGGGCATCCGGGTGGTGGCGACCGGCGAAAGCGTTCTGGCCCCCTCCGCGACCCGCCGCCTGATCAGCCACTACGCCTCCGGCCCCGGCACGGCACCCCGCTCCGCGGACACCCCCCGCGAACTGGACAGCCTGACGAGCAGCCAGCTCAACGTCCTCGCCCTGGTCGCCTCCGGCCTCAACAACGCGGAGATCGCCGAGACCCTCGGCATCACCGTGGGCACCGTCAAGTCCCACGTGAACGCCCTCCTCCGCAAACTGGGCCTGCGCGACCGCGTCCAGGCCACGATCCTCGCCTACGACCTGGGCCTGGCCCACCCCAACCCGCCCGGCTCCCCCGTGTGA
- a CDS encoding GntR family transcriptional regulator, which translates to MQQTATEPRSGEPGGEEISLAERAYRAIRDRLVMLEIRPGAPINEEQLGQSLGVGRTPVREALKRLQYERLITTYPRRGTFATEVNITDLAHISEVRQELEPLAAAQAARRATATDRATLTALRRELESVASGESRGYDSTELMHLDLQVHRAIYAAAHNPYLEDTLVRHDNLATRIWCLFIDRLSDMAGHVEEHGPLIEAIVAGEPEKAAQLARGHVEGFERAIREAI; encoded by the coding sequence ATGCAGCAGACGGCGACCGAGCCCAGGAGCGGGGAGCCCGGGGGCGAGGAGATCTCCCTCGCCGAGCGTGCCTACCGCGCCATCCGCGACCGGCTCGTCATGCTCGAGATCCGCCCGGGCGCGCCGATCAACGAGGAGCAGCTGGGGCAGTCCCTCGGCGTCGGACGGACGCCGGTGCGCGAGGCGCTCAAGCGGCTCCAGTACGAGCGCCTGATCACGACCTACCCCCGGCGCGGCACCTTCGCCACCGAGGTCAACATCACCGATCTGGCCCATATCTCCGAGGTACGCCAGGAGCTGGAGCCCCTGGCCGCCGCCCAGGCCGCGCGACGCGCCACGGCCACGGACCGGGCGACCCTGACGGCCCTGCGGCGGGAGCTGGAGAGCGTGGCGAGCGGCGAGTCCCGCGGGTACGACTCCACCGAGCTCATGCACCTGGACCTCCAGGTCCACCGCGCCATCTACGCCGCCGCGCACAACCCGTACCTGGAGGACACCCTTGTCCGCCACGACAACCTGGCGACCCGCATCTGGTGCCTGTTCATCGACCGGCTGTCCGACATGGCCGGCCACGTCGAGGAGCACGGACCGCTGATCGAGGCGATCGTCGCCGGGGAACCCGAGAAGGCGGCACAGCTCGCCCGCGGTCACGTCGAGGGGTTCGAGCGGGCGATTCGCGAGGCCATCTGA